From a region of the Notolabrus celidotus isolate fNotCel1 chromosome 14, fNotCel1.pri, whole genome shotgun sequence genome:
- the LOC117824979 gene encoding 4F2 cell-surface antigen heavy chain: MEQTHKNTAEETGNTPGRMPLNAGDTGYGSVPGPGLTGSVVDTESTPLLIPAEEPEPYQRWQPMSKEELELAAGGPGWRRVRCYLVLLFWLAWVAMLATSIAIIVVSPRPVATELTWWQKSLFYQLQPDLFTDKHSEGSEGINVLCEQIPYIRSLGIEALILEGLFDKGASPLNLTAASGKVGTLPQIQHLVAESNKAGLKVVLDFCEVDLIGPQDVEENADKLSNQSVTAYRLRFWLQQGVAGFAICDTDAAYSEKTLLEWRGVFREFSQEEERIVVVKQTRDILPPLNNSTLVNVVVRSILPPSNHLLPAKEVADAIEKHLQTKEEDIWPSWTVGGKASPDLKKLLRVLMMTLPGSPAVEYDEDLDQRQNVSLNARSSLGENNSPSDSQIDKEKQKRLAVALFTSLSHSRAREEALLFGSFTFLPFNSSSNASSSISGSPPLPVLAFLRSWGCVHFLVLLNVGPEPHLLDPAWAPSLPKAGVFVTSTEMDRLGTTDLYSLELRPHEAIVIKLFEAGSYS; this comes from the exons atggagcaaacacataaaaatacCGCTGAGGAGACAGGTAACACG CCAGGCAGGATGCCGCTGAATGCAGGAGACACGGGGTACGGAAGCGTGCCAGGCCCCGGGCTGACAGGCAGTGTGGTAGACACGGAGTCAACCCCGTTGCTTATCCCGGCAGAAGAACCGGAGCCGTACCAGCGGTGGCAGCCCATGTccaaggaggagctggagtTAGCCGCTGGGGGTCCAGGGTGGAGAAGGGTACGCTGTTACCTGGTGCTGCTGTTCTGGTTGGCCTGGGTGGCCATGCTCGCCACCTCCATTGCAATTATAGTGGTGAGCCCCAGGCCGGTCGCTACTGAGCTCACATGGTGGCAGAAGTCTCTGTTTTATCAGCTGCAACCGGATCTGTTCACTGACAAACACAGCGAGGGGTCAGAGGGCATCAATG TGTTGTGTGAGCAGATTCCCTACATCAGGTCCCTGGGCATAGAAGCTCTGATTCTGGAGGGTCTGTTTGATAAAGGAGCATCCCCTCTAAACCTCACAGCAGCTAGTGGGAAGGTTGGGACTTTGCCTCAGATCCAGCATCTAGTTGCAGAGAGTAACAAAGCAG GTCTCAAGGTGGTATTAGACTTCTGTGAAGTTGACCTCATTGGACCTCAGGATGTAGAAGAAAATGCTGATAAGCTGTCAAACCAGTCAGTAACAGCATAT AGACTCCGGTTCTGGTTGCAGCAGGGTGTTGCAGGCTTTGCAATCTGTGACACAGATGCGGCTTATTCTGAGAAG ACTTTGCTGGAGTGGAGAGGAGTCTTCAGAGAGTTCAGTCAGGAAGAGGAGAG gattGTTGTGGTTAAACAGACCAGAGACATTTTGCCTCCTCTGAACAACTCTACCCTGGTGAATGTGGTTGTGAGGTCAATTCTACCTCCTTCAAATCACCTTCTGCCTGCTAAGGAAGTTGCTGATGCTATAGAGAAACACCTGCAAACAAAAGAGGAGGACATATGGCCCAGCTGGACG GTTGGAGGTAAAGCTTCTCCTGATTTGAAGAAATTACTCCGAGTGCTGATGATGACGCTCCCTGGATCACCTGCAGTCGAGTATGACGAAGACCTCGACCAAAGACAG AACGTGTCTCTGAACGCCAGGTCGTCACTTGGAGAAAATAACTCACCATCAGACAGTCAGATA gacaaagagaagcagaagCGTCTAGCTGTAGCTCTCTTTACCTCCCTCAGTCACTCCAGAGCCAGAGAAGAAGCTCTCCTATTCGGCAGCTTTACTTTCCTCCCCTTCAATTCCTCCTCCAATGcgtcctcctccatctccgGCTCCCCTCCACTCCCGGTCCTTGCCTTCTTGCGCTCATGGGGTTGCGTCCACTTCCTCGTCCTGCTTAATGTTGGGCCAGAGCCTCACCTCTTGGATCCTGCATGGGCCCCAAGCCTGCCCAAAGCTGGAGTTTTTGTGACCAGCACAGAAATGGACCGTTTGGGTACAACAGATCTGTACTCCTTGGAACTGCGGCCCCATGAAGCCATCGTCATCAAACTGTTCGAGGCAGGCAGCTACTCGTAG
- the ptgir gene encoding prostacyclin receptor → MLLSASCHNTTCNDTLNVNGNGKPAISIIMFLAAVVGNLLALFILGVHQKEHRSRSSVFCILVTGLALTDLLGTCLLSPPVFICYARKLSLIGLGGESLCKLFGFAMSFFGLAPTLILCAMAVERCLAISHPYFYSVHIRRSFAKFTLFFIYLFSLLFCLLPYTGYGKFRQYCPGTWCFIDMDARGDERANLVRAFSVSYSSLISLLILAVFVCNGSVIVSLCQMHRNQIMRRGSVGSSVKKRKLSLAWFGQGEEEIDHLVLLALITVIFVVCSLPLTIAGFINAIKPFCGDTENLTAFRFYALNPIVDPWVFIICRKSVFHHLCSLLSCRFGRRAVKTTAHTALSLPLDNHIQRNPPDVTLSQANIYPSLPL, encoded by the exons ATGCTTCTAAGCGCGTCATGCCACAACACCACCTGCAATGACACTCTCAATGTCAACGGGAATGGCAAGCCAGCTATAAGCATCATCATGTTCTTAGCTGCTGTGGTTGGAAACCTCCTGGCTCTCTTCATCCTCGGTGTGCACCAGAAGGAACATCGCTCCAGGTCCTCTGTCTTCTGCATCCTGGTGACCGGCCTGGCCCTCACTGACCTGCTGGGCACCTGTCTCCTCAGCCCACCAGTGTTCATCTGCTACGCCCGCAAGTTATCCCTGATTGGTCTGGGGGGTGAGAGCCTGTGCAAACTTTTCGGCTTTGCCATGAGTTTCTTCGGCCTGGCTCCAACACTCATCTTGTGTGCCATGGCTGTGGAGCGCTGCTTGGCCATCAGCCACCCTTACTTTTACTCAGTGCACATCCGCCGGAGCTTTGCAAAATtcacccttttttttatttacctcttttctttgctcttcTGCCTTCTGCCGTACACCGGCTATGGCAAATTCAGACAGTACTGTCCCGGGACGTGGTGCTTCATTGACATGGATGCAAGAGGGGATGAGCGGGCCAACTTGGTTAGGGCCTTCTCTGTTTCCTACTCCTCCCTCATTTCTCTGCTGATCCTGGCAGTTTTTGTGTGCAACGGCTCAGTGATTGTCAGCCTGTGTCAGATGCACAGGAACCAGATAATGCGCCGTGGCTCTGTTGGGTCCAgtgtgaagaagaggaagctgaGCCTGGCCTGGTTTGGACAAGGGGAAGAGGAGATAGATCACCTGGTGCTGCTGGCGCTTATCACAGTCATCTTTGTGGTCTGCTCCCTGCCACTAACG ATTGCCGGCTTCATCAACGCCATTAAGCCATTTTGTGGGGACACAGAGAACCTGACTGCCTTCCGCTTCTACGCCCTCAACCCCATCGTGGATCCCTGGGTCTTCATCATCTGCCGCAAGTCTGTGTTCCATCACCTttgctctctgctcagctgccGCTTCGGCAGACGAGCGGTGAAGACAACAGCACACACCGCTCTGTCATTACCCCTCGACAATCACATACAGCGCAACCCCCCAGACGTGACACTTTCACAGGCCAACATTTACCCCAGTTTACCTTTGTGA